ACAACTTGTGGCGCAGCAGGGCGACCTGTTCCTGAAGTTGTTCTATGCGAGCATCTTTCGCAGCCGCCTGTTCACTGGCCAGCAGCAGTAAATGCTTGAGCAGGATTGGGTCGTCAGGAAGGGGGGCGGGCACGGCGATCATGGCCGTGGATTATACCGGCTCAGGTCACGAAACGCGGCGTCAGTATCTGGTGCGGACGGTTGCGCCACAGGTCGATGCCGTCGAGCAGCCAGTTCAACTCATCGACCGTCAGCTCGATGGCCTCGTCGCCGGCATCGGGCTTGGTCTTGAAGCGTTCGGCTTCCAAACGCTTGAGCCACAGGCAGAAGCCATTGCGCTCCCAGTAGAGGATCTTGACCTGACTGCGGGTGCGGTTGAGGAACACGAACAGCACGGGGTTGAACACTTCCACCTTGATGTCCAGCTCGACCAGAGCGGCCAGGCCGTTGATGGATTTGCGGAAATCGACGGGCTTTGGGTAGAGATAGACCTTCTGCACCTTGGCGTCGGGACGCATCATGACGGAGCTCCACGGGAAAAAATGGGGAGCCCAGCATCCGGGAACGGACAGGTCAGTTGAAGGTGGGGTTTATGGAGCGGTTACGATTATACCGGCTCAAGTCACGAAACGTGGTGTCAGCACCTTGTGCGGTTGATTGCCCCAGAGGTCGATGCCCTCCAGCAACTGATTCAATTCCCGCACCGTCAGCTCGATCGCTTCGTCACCGGCATCCGGTTTGGTCTTGAACCGCTCGGCCTCCAAGCGCTTGAGCCACAAACAGAAACCGTTACGATGCCAATACAGAATTTTCACTTGGTTGCGCGTGCGGTTGAGAAGTAACCGCTCCATAAACCCCACCTACTGCTGATGGAGCGGGTCTGTCAGGATGCGCTCACTGGCGAGCAATTCCACGGCAGCAGCGCTTCGTAATCCTCGACGCTATTGGCGGCCGGCAGGCGTTCGAGGATGTGGCGCAGCCAGGCGTAAGGCTCCTGGCCATTGGCCTTGGCGGTTTCGATCAGGCTGTAGATCTGCGCGCTGGCCGTGGCCCCCTTGGGCGTGTCGCTGAACAGCCAGTTCTTGCGCCCGATAACGAACGGGCGGATGGCGTTCTCCGCGCGGTTGTTGTCGATCGGCAGATGTCCACCTTCGACGTAGCGCACCAGCTTTCTCCAGTTGCTGGCCAGGTAGTTCATCGCCCTGCCCAGCGCCGTCTGCCCGACGACCTGCGGCTGGGTCTTGTCCAGCCAGGTCTTGAGTTGATCGAGCAGCGGCTGGCTGCGTTGCTGACGGGCGACCAGGCGCTCGGTATCGCAAGCGTCCTTCAGGTCCCGCTCGATGCCGTAGAGCTTGTTGATCAGGTTCAACGCCATGTCGGCACGGCCGGTTTTGCCCTTGGGTTGCACTTTCTGCGCCTCGACGAACTTGCGCCGCGCATGCGCCCAGCAGCCGAGGCGTTCGATGCCTTCTTGCGCGGCCACGGCGTTGTAGCCGGCGTAGTCGTCGGTCATCAGGTAG
This region of Pseudomonas wenzhouensis genomic DNA includes:
- the tnpB gene encoding IS66 family insertion sequence element accessory protein TnpB (TnpB, as the term is used for proteins encoded by IS66 family insertion elements, is considered an accessory protein, since TnpC, encoded by a neighboring gene, is a DDE family transposase.) → MMRPDAKVQKVYLYPKPVDFRKSINGLAALVELDIKVEVFNPVLFVFLNRTRSQVKILYWERNGFCLWLKRLEAERFKTKPDAGDEAIELTVDELNWLLDGIDLWRNRPHQILTPRFVT
- the tnpB gene encoding IS66 family insertion sequence element accessory protein TnpB (TnpB, as the term is used for proteins encoded by IS66 family insertion elements, is considered an accessory protein, since TnpC, encoded by a neighboring gene, is a DDE family transposase.), with protein sequence MERLLLNRTRNQVKILYWHRNGFCLWLKRLEAERFKTKPDAGDEAIELTVRELNQLLEGIDLWGNQPHKVLTPRFVT